In the Flavobacterium sp. J372 genome, one interval contains:
- a CDS encoding GNAT family N-acetyltransferase has product MAVIIRKIEQKDNAEVASVIRNVLLEHNVPKVGTAYADVSLDWMFEKYDASKSVYYVVEEDAKILGGAGIAPLEGGAEDTCELQKMYFLAEARGKGLGETMMQKCLASALDFGFERCYLETMPYMQNAQKLYLKSGFKYLDAPMGDTGHTECPVWMVKDLTLL; this is encoded by the coding sequence ATGGCTGTAATAATCAGGAAAATTGAACAAAAAGATAATGCCGAAGTAGCATCTGTAATACGCAATGTGCTGCTTGAGCATAATGTACCAAAGGTAGGGACAGCCTATGCCGATGTTTCACTCGATTGGATGTTTGAAAAGTATGATGCTTCAAAATCAGTATATTACGTGGTTGAAGAGGATGCGAAAATACTAGGCGGAGCAGGCATAGCGCCATTGGAGGGCGGGGCCGAAGATACCTGTGAGTTACAAAAGATGTATTTCTTGGCTGAAGCCAGGGGCAAAGGCCTTGGTGAAACTATGATGCAGAAATGCCTGGCCTCAGCGCTTGATTTTGGCTTTGAAAGGTGCTACCTTGAAACCATGCCATACATGCAAAATGCCCAAAAGCTTTATCTGAAATCAGGATTTAAGTATCTTGATGCTCCAATGGGTGATACAGGCCATACCGAATGCCCTGTATGGATGGTAAAGGACTTAACACTTCTTTAA
- the prmC gene encoding peptide chain release factor N(5)-glutamine methyltransferase yields the protein MKIKDYRTYFLQKLSELYDAMEAENFFAITLEELKRWKRIDVAINPDYEMTGNEIEKWSEVLSQLEAQRPIQYIFGKAHFYGLEFKVNENTLIPRPETEELVEWVINDIQNPQYLKILDIGTGSGCIAISIAKNLKGTEVSAIDVSEEALAVAKENARKNDVDIYFHLLNILEAESFPQKYDIIVSNPPYVRHLEKAEIKPNVLEHEPHLALFVEDNDPLLFYRKIARLAKKYLKPDGRLYFEINQYLGQETLAMLEAEGFKNIVLRKDLMGNDRMIRSFQSQSQ from the coding sequence ATGAAGATTAAAGATTATCGTACCTACTTTCTTCAAAAGCTATCAGAACTTTATGACGCGATGGAGGCAGAGAATTTTTTTGCCATCACGCTTGAAGAACTAAAGCGATGGAAGCGTATTGACGTTGCCATAAATCCCGATTACGAAATGACAGGTAATGAGATTGAAAAATGGAGCGAAGTGCTTTCGCAGCTTGAAGCACAAAGGCCGATTCAATACATTTTCGGGAAAGCCCATTTTTATGGATTGGAGTTTAAAGTAAATGAAAATACCCTGATTCCCCGTCCTGAAACTGAAGAGCTGGTGGAATGGGTTATTAACGATATACAAAATCCACAGTATTTAAAAATTCTGGATATAGGTACGGGCAGCGGCTGCATCGCGATAAGCATTGCAAAAAATCTGAAAGGTACAGAAGTATCAGCTATTGATGTTTCTGAAGAAGCGCTTGCCGTTGCAAAAGAAAATGCCAGAAAGAATGACGTTGATATCTATTTCCATCTGCTTAATATTCTTGAGGCAGAATCATTTCCTCAAAAATATGATATTATAGTGTCAAACCCGCCTTACGTAAGGCACCTCGAAAAAGCAGAGATAAAACCTAATGTACTGGAGCACGAGCCGCACCTGGCGCTTTTTGTGGAAGATAATGATCCGCTGCTTTTTTACCGTAAAATAGCCCGGCTTGCAAAAAAGTACCTCAAACCCGATGGCAGGCTCTATTTCGAAATCAACCAATATCTCGGGCAGGAAACTTTAGCGATGCTTGAAGCGGAAGGTTTCAAAAATATTGTATTGCGAAAAGACCTGATGGGTAATGACAGGATGATTAGAAGTTTTCAGTCGCAGTCACAGTAG
- a CDS encoding ABC transporter permease, giving the protein MFRLFRENSKIAIDSIRSQILRSTLTVIIMGIGIMALVGTLTLVAILQSSIIGNFASMGANTFTISRYDFSDQINRQGNDVKVNPIISYPEAKAFQDEYIFPLSTVSLSFTAASNVEVKSEGRKTDPEITILGADEYFIPNSGLEVTKGRNFNNFDISNNNYVCILGSDFEKGLFKDMNPLGQTVSIRGARFKVIGVLKERGSTFGSRQDLRLIIPIQLARSLFTAPNIDYEIKVMTGQGAMLDDAVDEAILTMKRVRKLKPVADNNFGIERSDDLMQTLLSEISALGVAAWFIGIITVFGSSIALMNIMLVSVTERTREIGVRKSLGANRSTIAMQFFTETLIISFIGGLLGLVLGLIAGFGLSLLFKMPFVIPWVAITAAMVTVIIVAIVSGSYPAVKASRLDPVEALRYE; this is encoded by the coding sequence ATGTTCCGCCTTTTTCGCGAAAATTCAAAAATAGCCATAGACTCTATCAGGAGCCAGATACTGCGCAGTACACTAACTGTCATAATCATGGGCATAGGCATTATGGCGTTGGTGGGTACGCTCACGCTGGTTGCCATTCTGCAAAGCAGCATCATCGGGAATTTTGCCTCGATGGGCGCCAATACCTTTACCATCTCGCGTTATGATTTTTCAGACCAGATAAACCGCCAGGGCAATGATGTAAAAGTAAACCCAATTATATCATACCCGGAAGCAAAGGCTTTCCAGGACGAATATATTTTCCCGCTTTCAACAGTATCCCTTTCTTTTACAGCTGCATCAAACGTTGAGGTAAAGAGCGAGGGCCGAAAAACCGATCCTGAAATTACAATTCTGGGCGCTGATGAATATTTCATCCCGAACAGTGGGCTTGAAGTTACCAAAGGCCGAAACTTCAACAATTTTGATATCAGCAACAATAATTATGTGTGCATACTTGGCTCTGATTTTGAGAAGGGGCTTTTTAAAGACATGAACCCTTTGGGCCAAACGGTTTCAATACGCGGGGCGAGGTTCAAGGTTATAGGCGTTTTGAAAGAGCGCGGCTCAACCTTTGGGTCGCGGCAGGATTTACGCCTTATAATACCCATACAGCTGGCCCGCTCGCTGTTTACTGCACCGAATATTGACTACGAGATAAAGGTGATGACAGGCCAGGGCGCTATGCTTGATGATGCTGTTGATGAGGCCATACTCACCATGAAGCGCGTGAGGAAGCTGAAGCCCGTTGCCGACAATAATTTCGGGATTGAGCGCAGTGACGACCTTATGCAGACATTGCTTTCAGAAATTTCAGCGCTTGGGGTAGCCGCCTGGTTTATAGGTATAATTACCGTTTTCGGATCTTCAATAGCGCTCATGAATATCATGCTGGTATCTGTAACCGAACGTACACGGGAAATTGGCGTGAGAAAATCTCTTGGAGCAAACCGAAGCACCATTGCTATGCAGTTTTTTACAGAGACGCTTATAATCAGTTTCATCGGAGGCTTGCTGGGGCTCGTACTCGGTTTGATAGCGGGCTTTGGCCTTTCGCTGCTTTTTAAAATGCCGTTTGTTATCCCGTGGGTTGCCATTACAGCTGCCATGGTTACTGTAATTATTGTGGCGATTGTATCGGGGTCGTATCCTGCTGTAAAAGCCTCAAGGCTAGATCCTGTGGAAGCGCTGCGTTACGAATAG
- a CDS encoding pyridoxamine 5'-phosphate oxidase family protein yields the protein MDSINKQQPEDNTKHLSGKEAVDKIKELAKSAGAGFFCTKITTGGMVDARPMGPEEIDDHGNMYFLSADDSHKNKHIAEDPKVQMFFQGSAHSDFLTLYGSASISRDKAKIKELWDPIMKTWFTEGEDDPRITVIKFTPEDGYYWDTKHGNAVAFAKMAFGALTGQTLDDSVEGTIKP from the coding sequence ATGGACTCTATCAACAAACAACAACCGGAAGATAACACTAAGCATTTAAGCGGCAAAGAAGCTGTTGACAAAATTAAGGAACTGGCAAAATCTGCCGGGGCAGGTTTTTTCTGTACTAAGATTACAACCGGCGGCATGGTTGATGCCCGCCCAATGGGACCTGAAGAAATTGACGACCACGGAAATATGTATTTCCTTAGCGCTGACGATTCACACAAAAATAAACATATTGCCGAAGACCCTAAAGTGCAGATGTTTTTCCAGGGCTCGGCGCATAGTGATTTCCTTACTTTATATGGTTCGGCAAGCATAAGCCGTGATAAAGCAAAGATTAAAGAGTTGTGGGATCCTATCATGAAGACCTGGTTTACCGAAGGTGAAGATGACCCGCGCATCACAGTAATAAAATTTACTCCTGAAGACGGCTACTACTGGGACACTAAACATGGTAATGCTGTGGCCTTCGCTAAAATGGCGTTTGGCGCTTTAACCGGCCAAACTCTTGACGACAGTGTTGAAGGGACAATTAAGCCGTAA
- a CDS encoding Fic family protein, which yields MAIQLQIIPTDLLEDFKQAIPENAFVNFENLAESKLSTATFDFYTSVSAVFSSKIEGEDIDLDSFIKHKKMGVQYQPDYTRKIDDLYEAYAFAQDNNLDELGVNYAHTLITRNILQETHRGKYRNSNMYVITDDGKIDYVAADPQDIVKEIAKLYYDIKILLDENLSFEEVLYFASMIHLVFVKIHPYEDGNGRTARLLEKWFLAQKLGQKAWYITSEKHYYENHQLYYRNIRTLGIEYNELDYSKALPFTLMLANGY from the coding sequence ATGGCAATACAACTCCAAATCATCCCGACAGACTTATTAGAAGACTTTAAACAGGCGATTCCTGAAAACGCATTTGTAAATTTTGAAAATCTTGCTGAAAGTAAATTGTCAACAGCAACGTTTGATTTTTACACATCGGTATCGGCGGTATTTTCATCAAAGATTGAAGGCGAAGATATCGACCTTGATTCTTTTATCAAACATAAAAAAATGGGTGTACAGTATCAGCCTGATTATACCCGGAAAATTGATGATTTATATGAGGCATACGCATTTGCTCAGGATAATAATCTTGATGAGCTGGGAGTAAATTATGCCCATACTCTAATAACGAGAAATATTTTGCAGGAAACACATCGTGGAAAATATCGCAACAGCAACATGTATGTAATTACAGATGATGGTAAGATAGATTACGTTGCTGCCGACCCCCAGGATATTGTAAAAGAAATTGCGAAACTTTACTACGACATTAAGATATTGCTTGACGAAAACTTAAGTTTTGAGGAGGTGTTATATTTCGCTTCTATGATTCATCTGGTATTTGTAAAAATACATCCTTATGAAGACGGAAACGGACGCACGGCAAGGCTGCTTGAAAAGTGGTTCCTTGCCCAAAAGCTTGGCCAGAAGGCGTGGTATATCACATCTGAAAAGCATTATTATGAAAACCATCAATTATATTACCGCAACATCAGGACGCTTGGTATAGAATATAATGAGCTTGACTACAGTAAAGCCCTTCCATTTACATTAATGCTTGCAAATGGATATTGA